From the Myxococcales bacterium genome, one window contains:
- a CDS encoding prolipoprotein diacylglyceryl transferase, whose protein sequence is MYPILFTIPGIDYPISSFGVMMALGFLAAYWLVSRELPDKGIDPELGSNLLLFVMLGGVLGAKLYFATDMTFREGLPWSSYFFQRAGITWYGGLLGAIASVAVACRIYRIELRRMLEASAVATAVGQSFGRIGCFLVGDDYGIESNLPWAIAFPNGTPPVFETVHPTQLYEVAWLLPIALLLYSRRKKSPFLFGEYMAANGFGRIIIEALRTNPEVALGLTEPQWIGIGLVVTGIASWIYYRRQDARVG, encoded by the coding sequence ATGTATCCAATTCTCTTTACGATTCCCGGTATCGACTACCCAATCAGCAGCTTCGGCGTGATGATGGCGTTGGGCTTCCTCGCGGCGTATTGGCTGGTTTCGCGCGAGTTGCCCGACAAGGGCATCGACCCGGAACTGGGCTCTAATCTGCTGCTCTTCGTGATGCTTGGCGGCGTGCTCGGCGCAAAGCTCTACTTCGCGACCGACATGACGTTTCGCGAGGGTCTCCCCTGGTCCAGTTACTTCTTTCAGCGCGCGGGCATTACCTGGTACGGCGGCCTGCTCGGAGCCATTGCGTCGGTGGCCGTGGCGTGTCGCATCTACCGAATCGAACTGCGACGAATGCTCGAAGCTTCCGCAGTGGCTACGGCAGTCGGGCAATCCTTTGGTCGCATCGGCTGCTTTCTGGTTGGAGACGACTACGGAATCGAAAGCAATCTACCCTGGGCCATCGCCTTCCCCAACGGAACCCCGCCGGTATTCGAAACCGTCCACCCTACCCAGCTCTACGAAGTCGCGTGGCTGCTTCCCATTGCCCTACTTCTGTATTCGAGACGAAAGAAGAGTCCATTTTTGTTTGGCGAGTACATGGCCGCCAACGGATTTGGCCGCATCATCATCGAAGCCTTGCGCACAAACCCTGAAGTTGCGCTCGGTTTGACAGAGCCCCAGTGGATCGGCATTGGGCTGGTCGTCACGGGGATCGCTAGCTGGATTTATTATCGCCGGCAGGATGCACGGG
- a CDS encoding PAS domain-containing protein, with the protein MSADLPPILGLIDGIPASELLDGLASLHQSVVVTDPDGVVLWASRDLEQALGGPGSSAGLALASVCESYLRGLNDVSRSLGPENLRRDLAAPYLQPQIANILEQLAHRESVCHYRIEPHWADSRASTDSSDCIGTGCTALEIHAFGVDTLANSEQKGLPHINRLYVTILRPAPKLEARGSAPSNPSGFYKDVLDRLPEATLTIDTAGFITYANAGAVSVLGRTSDELIDTPVSLYLPSSSIVEANAPRDAQPGQINRSVIEFEPTGQALRFIEVTSRSLDLPDGTYAGRILQLRDTTTEQNIGEQLRQKIASLETYVHSVSHDLRSPLVSLLGFTRLMKIDYGEILGETGRRFLDRIEQAGCNMNDLTRDLLELSTRTKSSSASEAADPLNVLRQIQAEVKPRLEEQGIELRLPAVPPMIQCDRTQLYQVFSNLIGNAIQHMGPCEAPRIEVEIQQRSGQRIIVVRDNGRGIVASEHERIFDAFHSISRDDGTRSTGVGLAIVKKIALSYKGRIWVESEPGQGAAFFVSLKHR; encoded by the coding sequence TGACCGATCCCGACGGCGTCGTACTCTGGGCCAGCCGTGATTTGGAACAAGCGCTCGGCGGCCCCGGTAGTTCTGCGGGACTCGCGCTCGCGAGTGTCTGCGAGAGTTACCTCCGGGGGTTGAACGATGTCTCTCGATCCCTGGGACCCGAGAACCTGCGACGTGATCTCGCTGCGCCCTACCTCCAACCCCAGATCGCCAACATCCTCGAGCAGCTCGCACACCGCGAGAGCGTGTGCCATTACCGAATCGAGCCGCACTGGGCCGACAGTCGCGCCTCGACTGACTCTTCTGACTGCATCGGGACCGGGTGTACCGCGCTCGAGATCCACGCCTTTGGTGTAGACACCCTCGCCAATAGCGAGCAGAAGGGACTGCCGCACATCAATCGTCTTTATGTGACGATCCTTCGCCCGGCGCCAAAGCTGGAGGCCAGGGGTTCGGCACCCTCGAATCCGAGTGGGTTCTACAAGGATGTGCTCGATCGATTGCCCGAAGCGACGCTCACGATCGACACGGCTGGCTTCATCACCTATGCCAATGCCGGTGCAGTCAGCGTGCTCGGACGAACATCGGATGAATTGATCGACACTCCCGTGAGTCTCTACCTTCCGAGTTCTTCCATCGTCGAGGCAAACGCTCCGCGTGACGCCCAGCCGGGCCAGATCAACCGAAGCGTCATTGAGTTCGAACCTACGGGACAAGCCCTTCGCTTCATCGAAGTCACGAGCCGTAGCCTTGATCTGCCCGACGGCACCTACGCGGGTCGCATCCTGCAACTGCGCGACACCACGACTGAACAGAACATCGGCGAACAGCTAAGGCAGAAAATCGCTTCGCTCGAAACGTACGTCCACTCGGTGTCCCACGATCTCCGGTCTCCTTTGGTTTCGCTGCTCGGCTTTACTCGCCTGATGAAGATCGACTACGGCGAAATACTCGGCGAAACCGGAAGAAGATTTCTGGACCGCATCGAGCAGGCCGGTTGCAACATGAACGACTTGACCCGGGATCTGCTCGAACTTTCCACGAGGACGAAGTCCAGCAGTGCCAGCGAGGCCGCGGATCCACTCAACGTGCTGCGCCAGATTCAGGCGGAGGTAAAGCCTCGACTCGAAGAACAGGGGATCGAGCTGCGGCTGCCCGCCGTCCCGCCGATGATTCAATGCGATCGGACCCAGCTCTATCAGGTCTTTTCCAATCTGATCGGCAATGCGATCCAGCACATGGGCCCCTGTGAAGCGCCCCGCATCGAAGTTGAGATCCAGCAGCGTTCGGGCCAGCGGATCATTGTCGTGCGAGACAATGGGAGAGGCATCGTCGCCTCGGAACATGAACGGATCTTTGATGCCTTCCATTCAATTTCTCGGGACGACGGCACGCGTTCAACCGGGGTCGGTCTTGCAATCGTGAAGAAAATTGCACTTTCGTACAAGGGCCGGATATGGGTCGAAAGTGAGCCGGGACAAGGCGCCGCATTTTTCGTGAGCCTGAAACACCGCTAG